TTCGACGTGGTAACGCCGTAGCGTTTGGCGATTCGGGCAAGCGTGTCTTTCGATGTGACCTTGTGATACACCGCACTGATGTGCTCTTTTTCAATCACTTTCGAGCCGGTAAAGCTGGCCAGTGTGGTTTCGATGTGGGGCTCATCAATCGTGGTGTTAACTGGCGCAAGAATGGTGGTGCCGGGCAATGGCTGCGCGTTGCGTTTTAAGCTATTGGCGCGGATTAACTCTTGTGGGGTCGTGCCGCTGCGCTTGGCCACCGTGGCCAGTGTTTCTTTCGCTTTCAGCGTGTAGGGCTTCCATGTGACCAGGGGCAGGCCAGCGGCCTGGTGGGCCTGCAGGCGCTTTTGAAAACGCTCGGCACGGTCCACCGGCAAAATGATGCGATCGGTATGGCTAACGCTAATCACCGGCCGGTGGTGGGCTGGGTTTAACTCAATAAACTCTTCCACCGTCATGTCCGAAAACTTGGCGGCGAGCGCCAAATCAATCGACTCCTCTTTCTCAATCACGGCAAAAAATGGCTTGTTCGGGATGGCAGGAAGCGTCACACCATATTGACTCGGATTGGCCAGAATGTTGCGCAAGGCAATCAGCTTGGGCACATAGTTCGCCGTTTCCTTGGGCATCTTCAGGCTTTGGTAGTCAGTGGGCTTGTTGCGTTTTTTATTGGCCTTTCTGGCCCGCATGACCGCACCTTCACCCCAGTTGTAACTGGCGAGCGCTAAAAACCAGTCGTTGCCTTGAAGTTCATAGAGTTTTTGCAGATAGTCCAGCGCTGCGCGGGTGGACTCGATCACATCTCGACGTTGATCCGTCCACCAATTCTGGTTTAAGTCGTAGATGCGGCCGGTTGACGGAATGAATTGCCACAGGCCTGCTGCCTTTGCAGTGGATAAGGCCTGCGGATTAAAGGCGCTTTCCACGATGGGCAGAAGCGCCAATTCCATGGGCATTTTCCGCGATTCCAGCTCTTCAACAATGTGAAACAGATACTTGCCACCGCGATCGAGCACGCGATTGAGATATTCCGGGTTACTGACAATCCAGCGCTCGTGCTGCGTGACAAGCTTGGAATCTAATTCGGGCATGGCAAAGCCGGCCTGAATGCGTTCGACCAGGTTGGTAAACCGTGGGGTTTGCAAAATGGGTGCAGTGTTTGCACTTGGTTTTGGCGTGGTGCTGGGCAGGGAAGCTGCTGCACGTGGCGAGCCACTTGGCTTGATGGTGTCGGCCCGCGGTGCCGCTGGCGTTAGCGCTGGTGCTGGTGCAGCCTTGGGGCTGCTGCTCGCTACAGCATCTGCATTTGGAGCGATCGGGGTGCTCGGTAGATCTGGTCGCGCACTGCGATCGGGTGGGGCGACCACACAGCCGGTCAGTGCCAGTGTGGCCAAGAGAATTAGAAAATTTCGCATTGCCCCGAATTATCCGCGAAAGCTGTCTTTTTGTTTTCGCATTGTGGCAAAGGCGTCTGCATCTTTGCATCGCAAAAACGGATTGGTCTGTAGCTCCAATCCAATCGTTGACGGTACGGTGGGCTCTTGCCGCTGACGTTGAAGCTGCACGCGCTGTAATCGTTGCTGAATGGGGCTGTCGCTCGGAAAAAAATGTGCTGCGAATTTCAGATTGCCCAGCGTGTATTCATGGGCACAAAACACCAGCGTTTCTTCGGGCAGTGCAGCAAGTTTTTGCAAGGACGACCACATCTGTAACGCAGTGCCCTCAAAGAGCCGGCCACAACCGGCGGCAAACAAGGTGTCGCCACTAAAGAGTATTGGGCCGGACGGGCTTATTTCGTTGAAGTAAGCCACGTGGCCTGCGGTGTGCCCGGGGACATCCATCACCCGAAAGCTGATCCCTGTTTGGGGGAGATGGACCTGATCATTTTCTTTGACGCGATGGGTGATGCTGGGGATGGGCTCATCGCTTGGCCCAATCACTTGCACAGGCGCACTTGGGTCCGTGGCAAAGGCGTACTCGGACAGGCCCTCAACGCCGCCACAGTGATCGGCATGGTGGTGGGTGATCAAAATCGCCTCAAGCTGCAGGCCATTGGCCTGAAGGTGGGCAATCACCGGGCCCGCATCGCCTGGGTCGACCACGGTAGCGCTGGCCGTAGTCGGATTTTGGATGATCCAGATATAGTTATCCTGAAATGCCGGAACCGCAGAAATCACTCGCCAATCCTTTCCTTCACTGGGATGCCTGGAGTCAGACTCCGCTGGGCAAAAAATTGCTTGCCGAAGAGCAAGCCTGGTTAGATGCGACCCTGCAAGATGTGTTTGGCTATCACGCCGCCCAGATTAGCCCTGAGCCACTTGATGCGCTCAGAACGAATCGTATGTCATGCCGGGCAAAAATGGTCTGGCCCAAGGCTGGCGCAGCGCACCAAGTCGAATCACCAGTGCCGTGTGAACCAGAGCTTAGTCAGCAGTGCTGCTTTGTTGGTTCCACCCATGATCTTCCGTTTGCCACCGAGAGCCTGGATCTTTTGGTGCTGGCCCATACGCTCGAGGTTACCCAAGACCCGCATCATCTGCTGCGAGAAGCCCATCGGGTGCTGATTCCCGAGGGCAAGCTGGTCATCACGGGGTTTAATCCCTGGAGTCTCTGGCGGCTTCGAAAATCATGCCGATCCGTGAACCTGTTTCCGCCAGCGGGCCATCAATGGTTTTCGTTGCCGCGATTAAAAGATTGGCTCAGCCTTCTTAACTTTGATTTGGGTGCGGGTGGCGCGAGTGCTTATGGGGCCTATGTTCCGCCGCTCGATTCTGACAAGTGGCTTGATCGGATGCGTTGGATGGACCCAGCGGGCCGGCGATGGTGGCCAATGGCAGGTGGCACCTACTTTCTGATGTCGGTCAAACGCGTCCATCACATTCGTCTCATTGGGCCGAACTGGCGAGACCGAAAGGCACTTGCGGGAAGACGGGCAGCTGCTGCACCGTCGGTCCGAATTTCTCAGCAAAGGGGGGCTGATGTCTAAGCCAGCGCAAATCAACGACAAGACCGTGGTGATTCACACCGATGGCGCATGTAAGGGTAATCCCGGCCCTGGTGGCTGGGGGGCCTTGCTCGAATACGGTGGCGTTGTGAAAGAGCTGTTCGGCGGTGAGTCGGACACCACCAATAATCGGATGGAGTTGACTGCCGTGATTGAGGCCCTGCGGGCCCTAAAGCGCGACTGTGATGTGCGCGTGGTGACCGACTCCCAATATGTCCAAAAGGGCGTGGAGTCCTGGATGGACAATTGGAAGCGAAAGAATTGGAAAACCTCAGCGGGCAAGCCCGTGGCCAACCGAGATCTCTGGGAAGCCTTGGACCGGGAACTCCAGAGCCACCGGGTGGCCTGGGAGTGGGTCAAGGGCCACGACGGCCATTCGGGCAATGAGCGGGCCGACGAGCTGGCCAATCGGGGCGTTGAATCGATTACGCTATCGACCTCTCACCTGCAAAAATAACAATGAATCTCTCTTCTTTCTCAACACCCCGAGTCCTTCTGTTTGTGGTGGTCGCAGGGGGGCTGGTTGCAGCGAGTTATTTTGGCCTTCAGCTTAATTCAAAGAACCCAGCGCCCAAGGCCGCATCTGGCCCGGTCGTGGTCGAGACAGCCCAGGCCAAAGCCATTGATTTGCAAGATGCAATTACGGCAATCGGCACGCTACGTGCAGCCGAGTCGGTCGTGATCAAATCCGAGGTGTCGGGCCGAATCGAAAAGATTTCATTTGTCGATGGCTCCCGTGTGAAAAAAGGCGATCTCCTGATTGCATTCGACGCAGCGGTGCAGCGGGCCCAGGTGGATCAGGCCCGGGCCGAGCGCGATCTGGCCATTGCCAAGCTCAAGCGTACCCAGGAGCTCTTTGATAAGAAGTTTTTGTCTGCCGCTGCCTTGGATGATGCCAAGGCCACTGAGCAAATCGTGCAGGCTCGCCTGGCCCTGGCCCAGGCCAATTTTGAAAAGATGTCTCTGCGTGCCCCCTTCGATGGCGTGATCGGTATTCGTCAGGTCAGCGTGGGCGATTACATCAAAGAGGGTGTCGATCTCGTCAATGTGGAAGATGTCAGCTCGATGAAGGCTGATTTTCGGGTGCCAGAGCAGGTCTCGGGCCGGCTGCGTGTTGGCCAGTCTGTGAATCTCGAATCCGATGCGTATCCCGGCCAGCGTTTTCCCGCCAAAGTCACCGCCATTGATCCATCGGTCGATGCGGCCGGCCGTTCTGTGCTGATGCGGGCCGTGTTGAAAGATGCATCTCAGCGGCTCAAACCTGGCATGTTTGTTCGTGTGCGTTTGGTGCTAGAGACCCGACCGAATGCAATCGTGATTCCAGAAGAGTCGATCGTTACCCTGCAGGGCCGACTGATGATCTTCAAAGTAATTGATGGCATGGCGGTGTCGTCGTCAGTCAAGACAGGCCTGCGGACTGCTGTCGATGGCAAGGCTGTGGTGGAAGTGCTGGAGGGTCTGAGCGCGGGTGAGACCGTGGTGACCGCAGGCCAAATCAAAATTCGGGGCAACAACGTGCCGGTCAAGCAGGCCGAGGTGATCGGCAACGATGCCGCTATGAAGGGGCCCAACGCGACCAAAGATACCCCGACACCCGCGAAGACGGGCGAGGCTGCCAAGTCGGCTGAGCCTGCCAAGTCCTCGAAGTAAGTTAGGCCGATGGTTATCTCTGAAATCTGTATCAAGCGGCCGGTCTTTGCCACCGTGCTGTCTTTGATTTTGGTGCTCATTGGTGCGGTGTCGTACACCCGACTATCGGTGCGGGAGTACCCGCGTATTGACACGCCGGTGGTCACGGTCACCACCAGCTACACGGGTGCATCGGCCGAAGTGATCGAAACGCAGGTCACCAAGCCTTTGGAAGATTCCATTGCTGGTATTGATGCAGTCGATGTGATTACGTCGATCTCTCGGGCAGAGCAGTCACAAATCACAGTCACCTTTCGCTTAGAAAAAGATCCAGACTCGGCTGCAGCCGATGTGCGCGACCGTGTCTCGCGGGTGCGAGCCAAACTGCCACGCACGGTCGACGAACCCGTCATTGCCAAAGTCGAGGCAGATGCCAACCCAATTATCTGGCTTGCCTTTTCGAGTGCTACCCGTTCTGCGCTGGATGTGAGTGACATTGCCAATCGCATCGTGAAGCCAAGGCTTCAGGTCTTGCCGGGTGCGGCAGATGTGCGCATCAATGGCGAGCGCAAATATGCTATGCGGGTCTGGATTGATCGTGACCGCTTAGCGGGCTATGGGCTGACACCTGCCGATGTCGAGGCGGCGATTGGGCAGCAAAACATTGAACTGCCCGCAGGCCGTGTCGAGAGTCAGCGGCGAGAATTCACCGTCACGGCCAGAACTGACTTAAACAGCCCAAAGGAATTTGCCGACATTATTGTGAAGCAGGCGTCGGGCTTTCCGGTGCGGATACGGGATATTGGCCGTGTTGAAGTGGATGCAGCAAGTGTCCGCAGCAGCGTACGGTTTAATGGTGAAAGCGCTGTGGCCATTGGTGTGATCCGGCAGGCCACGGCCAATCCCTTAACACTGGCGCAGGCCGTCAGGGCCCTGGTGCCAATGCTGAATGAAGAATTGCGCGCCGAGGGCGTGCAGGTCAATATCAGTTACGACTCCACCGTTTTTATCGACCGATCCATTTCAGCAGTGTTTACCACCATCATGGAAGCGATCTTGTTGGTGGCAGTGGTGATTTTCTTTTTCCTGCGTTCGCTGCGTGCGGCCATCATCCCGCTGGTGACCATTCCTGTTTCTCTGATTGGCGCATTTACCATCATGTTGGTGGCAGGCTTTTCAATCAACACGCTCACGCTCTTGGCGCTTGTTTTGGCTATTGGCCTTGTGGTCGATGATGCCATTGTGGTTTTGGAAAATATTTATCGTCATATTGAAGACGGCATGAAGCCCATACAGGCTGCCTTCCAGGGTGCCAAAGAGATTGGCTTTGCGGTGGTGGCCATGACCTTAACGCTTGCTGCTGTCTATGCGCCGGTGGCCTTTACCACTGGCCGAATTGGCCGGCTCTTTATCGAATTCGCATTAACACTGGCCGGTGCGGTGATCGTGTCGGGATTTGTCGCGCTGACCTTGTCGCCGATGATGTGCTCGAAGTTATTGCGGCACGAGGAAAAGCATGGCCGTTTTTATAATTGGATTGAAAACTTTTTAAACGGCATGACCGAGGGTTACCGAAACGCATTGGATTGGGCGCTCAATCGACTAAAAATGGTGACCCTGGTTTTTGTGTTGGTGGCCAGCGCCAGTGGTGTGCTGTTTTCCATCATGAAGCAAGAACTCTCGCCAATAGAAGACCGCGGCGTGATTTTCACGGCCTTAAGTGGCCCCGATGGTGCTTCCCTGGATTACACCGAGGCGTATGCCAAACGCATCGAAGACATTGGCCGTTCGGTGCCCGAAATAGACCGAATTTTTGTGGTCTCAGGCAATCCAACCGTTGATCAGGCGGTGGCCTTTCTTCGCACCAAAGACTGGAACGAACGTGATCGCAAGACGTTGGACATCATCAAAGAGATTCAGCCGAAGATGGCAGCAATTCCTGGTGTATTGGCCTTTCCCAACGCCCCGCCATCACTTGGACAGTCGGCTCGCGAGCGGCCAGTGGGCTTTGTGGTGACGTCATCCGACTCGTATGAGTCGATGGCGAGAACTGTGGGCTTGATTGTGGCCGATGCCACCCGTAACCCCGGCTTTGTGGGCGTAGACACCGATCTTCGACTCAATAAGCCAGAGTTGAATATCACAGTGAATCGTGATCGTGCTGCCGATATGGGGGTGTCAATCGATGCCATTGGCCGAGCTGTCGAGACCATGATGGGTGGCCGGCAGGTGACGCGGTTTAAGCGACAGGGCGACCAATACGATGTGATTGTTCAGTTGGAAGCGACAGAGCGCAACACGCCTGATGACATCAATAAGATTTTTGTTCGCAACCGGGCCAATCAGATGGTGCCGCTTGCTGCCCTGGTGGATGTCAAGGAAACCATTGCCCCCCGTCAGTTGAATCACTTCGGCCAGCGCCGTTCGGTCACCATTTCGGCAAACCTGGCGCCCGGTTACACCCAGGGCGAGGCCCTGAAGTTTTTAGAGGCCTCGGCGGCCAAGCATTTAACTGCCGGCTATGCCACCGACTTGTCGGGTTCGATGCGCGAGTTCGTGCGGGCGTCGGGAAGTCTTGGGGTAACCTTTGTCTTGGCCTTGCTGTTTATCTATCTGGTCTTGGCGGCCCAGTTCGAATCGTTTAAAGACCCCTTGCTGATCATGTTGACCGTGCCTTTGTCGATGACTGGCGCACTTCTGGCCTTGCAAGCCACTGGCGGGACATTAAATGTCTACAGTCAGATTGGCCTGATTACCCTTGTGGGTCTCATTACCAAGCACGGCATTTTGATTGTTGAGTTCACCAATCAGTTGATGGCCCAGGGCAAGGCCCTGCGTGATGCCGTGGTGGAGGCTTCGGTGCTGCGGCTGCGCCCGATTCTGATGACCACGGGTGCCATGGTGCTGGGTGCTGTGCCGCTCGCCTTGGCCCGGGGGGCGGGTGCCGAGAGTCGTGCCCAGATCGGATGGGTGATTGTTGGCGGCATGACCTTGGGCACACTGCTAACTTTATTTGTATTGCCGGCGGTGATTCTGATTGCCGACCGTTTTAGAGCAAGGAGATTGCATGCGCCTGATCATGCTTGACACGGAGACCACCGGTCTGCGCGTGGAAGAGGGCCACCGGTTGATCGAGATTGGCTGCATTGAGTGTGTGGATCGGCGGGTGACCGAGCAACACTTCCACGTGTATATCAATCCTGAGCGTGAGATCGACGAAGGCGCCACACAGGTCCATGGCATGACGTGGGACCAGCTCAAAGACAAACCACGGTTTGCCGATATCGTCGACGACTTTTTGTCGTTTGTGCAGGGTGCACAGATTGTGATTCACAACGCCGAGTTTGATCGTGGTTTTCTCGATGAAGAACTCAAACGCATTGGCCGGCCACCCTTTGCAGAGCATGTGGATCGTATTGTCGATTCCCTGAGCCACGCACGTGATCTGCACCCGGGCCAGAGAAATTCTCTGGATGCTTTATGCCAGCGGTATGACATCAGCAATGAGCATCGGGTCCTGCACGGGGCCTTGCTCGACGCCAGGCTTTTGGCCGATGTGTATATGGCGATGACACGGGGCCAGGAGTCGTTAATCATGCTCAACGAAGACGATGCGCTTTCTGCTGACCAGGCGCCGCCCATCGATGTGAGCCGATTGATTGTTCGGCGTGCGACAGACCATGAACGGCAGGCCCATCAGGCTATTCTTGCTGACATTGACCGTGTCAGTTCTGGCAAGACCATCTGGCCGCGAGAGACATAAGGTGCAGTCCACATGAATCATTCTCTGCGTCTTTATCGGTCAGGCCTTCGTTACGACATTGCCCGTTCGTTGGTGCGTCGTGTGGTGGCCTGTCAGCAGGTGGTGTCAGTTGGTGATCGCGGTGCTTACTATGGCCTTTTCGAGGGTCTGCCTGGTCTGCTGGCTGAACCCATGGTCTGTGGCCTGGGGCCAGCTGGCATGCCGGGGCTGCCGATTGGGCCTCTAGAGCCGCCGTCTGTTGCCGTGATTGTGGGGGACTCTTCTGATTTGCCATTTGCGCTTGCGGCAGATCGGGTGGATATCTTGCCGGATGACGCGCCCGCCGATGTGTTGATCACCCCAGAGCAAGTGCACCAAGTCTTGCATCAATCCTCTTGATAACGGAATCGCGTGATGTCTTCGTCCCGACTGCTTCTTTTGCTTTCTGTCGTGTGTGCCGTCATCTCGATCACCCCGCTGGGTGATGAGTGGCAGGTATTGGTCCGGCTGGCACCCGACTGGACAGCACACCCGAATGGCTACCCCTTTGAAGCGCCGCATGAGTGGCTTGCTATGGCCATGGTGGATGCCTGGCAGGCGGCTGTGCAGGCTGCCGCCCACCGTGCCTGGCTGACAGATGCCCAGGCAGCGGCGCTCATCGCAGACGGTCTGCCCTTAAACGGTGTGCTGCAGACGGTGGCGGGCGTGAGTTTTGTCTTGGCGGCTTTTTTGTGGGCCATCGCATCGGTGCGCAGTCCGAAATCGGTACCGCTGGAAGTCGATGCGAAAGCTGCCGCGCCAGTTGGTGTTGAAGAACCTGTTATTGCTGCGGCTCAGCCCGAGCCCGTGATGGCAGCGCCTGTGGCCGTACATGTGTTGGCCCAGGCGGCGGCTGAGCCAGCGGTGGCACCCTCTGCAGTAGCACCAGTAAACACGCTTGAGAAGCGGCTTTCGGATTTGGAGTTGCAGGTTGGCAACTTGTTGCTCAACCCAAATGCGCAGCCAGTAGCGGAAGAGCTTGCAGACCTGAGTCGTGATTTGCGCGAAGTGTCTCGTGCATTGAAGTCTTCCGACTCCCATCAATAGGAAAGGCAAGATCGCGATGTCCTCGGATATGGAGCGTGCACTCGACGAGATTTTGTCTGGCGTGAATGCACTGATGCAGCAGGCACCCAAGCCGGGGGTGGCAGCGCCACCAACTTTTGCGCCTGTTCAACAAAAAACCGACCTAGCCCCCCCAATGTCGGTGTCGCTGCAGGCCGAACAGTTTGGGGCACTGTTGGCTTTGCTGGCCACACTCGAATCCAACGAAGAAGGCAGCCCTGTGGCGTCGGTGGCCTCTCGGCTGATCGGCCAGTTGCTGCTGACCCGATGTGTTCGCATGGACGAGATTTCCACAGATTTTGGTGAAATTACTGTCTCGCCCGTAATTTTTCCCGCATTTCAAACTCTGTCAGATCTCGGTGCAATATGGGCCGCTACCGATGCGGACAGCCTGTTGTGGCGGATGGATCAGGTCAATGTTGCGAAAGCGCAAATTTCTTTAAGAAAATTTTCATCGGTGATTTGTCCAGAGCAAATCAACGGCGTCTTGCATTGGCGGCTACCCAGGCTTCCTGAGCGAAGCCCGTTAAATTGGATCAAAGCGCCAGGCCATGGCGCTTCATCACAGCTTATTCGCGCTGAGCAGGTTGCAGTGATTGACCAAGACAGGCGCGGCAAAAAACTCTCCACCATTGTCTGGTCCGGCCAGCACGGCTTTGTCCCAGACTGGTGGTGTGGTTTGGCTTTTTATCAGGGCCAGTGGCGGCCCGTGTTGCACTGGGCGGCAGCGCTTTTGCCAAATTCGTAATTGCTTTTCAAAGCTAACGGCCATACTCTGAAGGTGTAGTAATTCTTTTGGAGTTGGCGTGACCCCCTTATCGACCATTGTTTACCACAGCAAGGCCTCTGTTGATTTCACAGAGTTAGATCTCTTGTACTTGCTGGCGGGCTCTCGCGCACGCAATCGTGATGAGGGCGTGACCGGTATCTTGGTCTATGACCGTGGTGCATTTTTCCAGTGGATCGAGGGGCCGAATCTCCCGCTGCAGCGTGTTTGGAATTCGATTCGTAAAGACCCACGGCATCACGATATTCAGGTCTTGGCCGACACATCCATTCCTATTCGTTTGTTCCAAGATTGGCACATGCAGTTTGCCCACCGCGACTGCAAGGCCGCCGATCATATCGAGGGGTTGATTCAGACATCGGATCAGGTCATGGATCGACTGCACGAATCGCCCAATGAAGCGCCAATGATTCTTGCTGAGTTCAGCGAGATCGGTGGCGGGCCGTTTTCACGACTCTTCGCTCCGAAAAACAAATAGCCAGGGCTTGGCGCTTGGGCAACCCATTGCAGCAGCGCTAGGCTTGGGTTGCGCTTACAGCCGTTTGATCAGAACTTGAGATTTTCTGGCCCAGTCATAGGCCTCTTTGCGCATGGTGGGCAACTGATCCACATTGCCCAAGGTAAAACCGCGTTTTAAAAACCAGTGGGCGGTTCTGGTGGTGAGCACAAAGAGTGTTTTGATACCGGCATGCCGCGCCTGTTGTTCCACACTTTTTAATAGCCGCTCACCGTCACCTGCGCCCTGGGTTTCAGGCCGCACCATCAGGCAGGCCAGCTCGGCCATGTCCGACTTTGGAAACGAATACAAGGCAGCGCAGCCGAAAATCACGCCGTCGTGTTCGATGACCGTAAACCGATCAATATCCCGTTCAATCTTGGCGCGGCCTCGTGTCACAAAGGTTCCGTCGGCCTCGAGTGGTTCAATCAGCGAGACAATCGCTGCCACATCGTCAATGGTGGCCGGCCGCAAAGCCTCGAGTGTTTCTTCCACGACCATTGCGCCAATGCCGTCATGGGTAAAGAGTTCAAGCAGTAGTGCGCCGTCACGTTCAAACGGAATGATGTGGGCCCGTTCAACTCCACCTTTGCAGGCACGCAGCGCATGTTGCAGTGTGAATGTGGCATCGGCATGAAGGCTGCCCCGTGCGATCAGCGCCTCGGCATCGTCTTCCGAGATTTCGGCAATGCGTTCGCCATCTCTGCTGGGAACACCAGTCTCTTCGGCCATGAAAATTAATTTGTCGGCATCTAGGCTAGCCGCAACGCTTGCGGCCACATCTTCCATGGCCAGATTGAAGACCTCTCCGGTTGGCGAAAAACCAAGCGGGGAAAGTAGCACCAATGCACCGCTATTGAGGGCATGCCGGATGGCCTCGGTTTCAATCTTGCGAACAATGCCGGTGTGTTCAAAATCAACACCATTGACAATACCAACGGGCCGGGCGGTGACAAAGTTGCCGCTGATCAACCGAATGCGAGCATTGCCCATCGGCGTGTTAGGCAGGCCTGCTGAAAACGCAGCCTCGATATCCAGACGCAATTCCCCCGAGGCCTCTTTGGCGCATTCCAGAGATGGCTTGTCGGTGATCCGCATGCCATCGACATAGCGGCTTTCCAGCTGGCGCAAGGTGAGCTGTTCGGCGACCTGTGGCCGGCTGCCGTGGACCAAGACGATGCGCATGCCCATGGCGGCAAGAAGTGCCACATCGTGGGCCAGGCTCTCTAATCGGTCGGCCTTCACCAATTCGCCGGGAAAGCCAATGACAAAGGTCTTGTTCCGAAAGGCATGGATATAGGGTGCGACGGATCGCAGCCAAGACACGAAGTCGACGGATTCCACGGAGACCCCCGACGATTCACTCGGGGCGGAAGCTGCGGGCACACGGCCAAGGGCTTTAGGGTTCATCGGCTGATTATAATTTTCTTGATGCAGATTGCGTTCCCTGAATCACTTCCTGTCAGCGCCCGTCGCGATGACATTGCGCTGGCCATACGGAATCACCAGGTGGTGATCGTTTGTGGGGAGACCGGCTCTGGCAAGACGACACAGCTGCCCAAGATTGCGCTTACCCTGGGCCGGGGGGCGGGCGGCAAGACCATCGCCCACACACAGCCCAGGCGGCTTGCAGCCGTCACCGTGGCCAAACGCATCGCCCAGGAGCTGGGCACCGAGTGTGGTGACAGTGACCAGGCCATGGTGGGCTATCAGATTCGATTCAATGACAAATCCCGGCCGGGCATGCCGATCAAACTCATGACGGATGGCATTTTGCTGAGCCAGACCCAGGCCGATCCCATGTTGTCTGCTTACGACACTGTGATCGTTGACGAGGCCCATGAGCGCAGTCTGAACATTGATTTTCTGCTGGGTTATCTCAAAAACCTATTGCCCAAACGGCCAGATTTACGTGTGGTGATCACTTCCGCAACAATTGATGCGGAACGTTTCGCCCGGCACTTTGGCAGCCCAGATCGGCCGGCGCCTGTGATTGAAGTCTCGGGCCGACTCTATCCCGTAGAGGTCCGCTGGCGCCCGCCCTTGTCTACCGACCAGGACTTGGTCGAGAC
The nucleotide sequence above comes from beta proteobacterium MWH-UniP1. Encoded proteins:
- a CDS encoding transglycosylase SLT domain-containing protein, with translation MRNFLILLATLALTGCVVAPPDRSARPDLPSTPIAPNADAVASSSPKAAPAPALTPAAPRADTIKPSGSPRAAASLPSTTPKPSANTAPILQTPRFTNLVERIQAGFAMPELDSKLVTQHERWIVSNPEYLNRVLDRGGKYLFHIVEELESRKMPMELALLPIVESAFNPQALSTAKAAGLWQFIPSTGRIYDLNQNWWTDQRRDVIESTRAALDYLQKLYELQGNDWFLALASYNWGEGAVMRARKANKKRNKPTDYQSLKMPKETANYVPKLIALRNILANPSQYGVTLPAIPNKPFFAVIEKEESIDLALAAKFSDMTVEEFIELNPAHHRPVISVSHTDRIILPVDRAERFQKRLQAHQAAGLPLVTWKPYTLKAKETLATVAKRSGTTPQELIRANSLKRNAQPLPGTTILAPVNTTIDEPHIETTLASFTGSKVIEKEHISAVYHKVTSKDTLARIAKRYGVTTSNIRKLNGQFEGEVKAGQRLLIRAPRTQTVMVDHMGKKTVVASREPDEPARPPRKQSTKKTP
- the gloB gene encoding hydroxyacylglutathione hydrolase yields the protein MISAVPAFQDNYIWIIQNPTTASATVVDPGDAGPVIAHLQANGLQLEAILITHHHADHCGGVEGLSEYAFATDPSAPVQVIGPSDEPIPSITHRVKENDQVHLPQTGISFRVMDVPGHTAGHVAYFNEISPSGPILFSGDTLFAAGCGRLFEGTALQMWSSLQKLAALPEETLVFCAHEYTLGNLKFAAHFFPSDSPIQQRLQRVQLQRQRQEPTVPSTIGLELQTNPFLRCKDADAFATMRKQKDSFRG
- a CDS encoding class I SAM-dependent methyltransferase; the protein is MPEPQKSLANPFLHWDAWSQTPLGKKLLAEEQAWLDATLQDVFGYHAAQISPEPLDALRTNRMSCRAKMVWPKAGAAHQVESPVPCEPELSQQCCFVGSTHDLPFATESLDLLVLAHTLEVTQDPHHLLREAHRVLIPEGKLVITGFNPWSLWRLRKSCRSVNLFPPAGHQWFSLPRLKDWLSLLNFDLGAGGASAYGAYVPPLDSDKWLDRMRWMDPAGRRWWPMAGGTYFLMSVKRVHHIRLIGPNWRDRKALAGRRAAAAPSVRISQQRGADV
- the rnhA gene encoding ribonuclease HI, encoding MSKPAQINDKTVVIHTDGACKGNPGPGGWGALLEYGGVVKELFGGESDTTNNRMELTAVIEALRALKRDCDVRVVTDSQYVQKGVESWMDNWKRKNWKTSAGKPVANRDLWEALDRELQSHRVAWEWVKGHDGHSGNERADELANRGVESITLSTSHLQK
- a CDS encoding efflux RND transporter periplasmic adaptor subunit, with the translated sequence MNLSSFSTPRVLLFVVVAGGLVAASYFGLQLNSKNPAPKAASGPVVVETAQAKAIDLQDAITAIGTLRAAESVVIKSEVSGRIEKISFVDGSRVKKGDLLIAFDAAVQRAQVDQARAERDLAIAKLKRTQELFDKKFLSAAALDDAKATEQIVQARLALAQANFEKMSLRAPFDGVIGIRQVSVGDYIKEGVDLVNVEDVSSMKADFRVPEQVSGRLRVGQSVNLESDAYPGQRFPAKVTAIDPSVDAAGRSVLMRAVLKDASQRLKPGMFVRVRLVLETRPNAIVIPEESIVTLQGRLMIFKVIDGMAVSSSVKTGLRTAVDGKAVVEVLEGLSAGETVVTAGQIKIRGNNVPVKQAEVIGNDAAMKGPNATKDTPTPAKTGEAAKSAEPAKSSK
- a CDS encoding efflux RND transporter permease subunit is translated as MVISEICIKRPVFATVLSLILVLIGAVSYTRLSVREYPRIDTPVVTVTTSYTGASAEVIETQVTKPLEDSIAGIDAVDVITSISRAEQSQITVTFRLEKDPDSAAADVRDRVSRVRAKLPRTVDEPVIAKVEADANPIIWLAFSSATRSALDVSDIANRIVKPRLQVLPGAADVRINGERKYAMRVWIDRDRLAGYGLTPADVEAAIGQQNIELPAGRVESQRREFTVTARTDLNSPKEFADIIVKQASGFPVRIRDIGRVEVDAASVRSSVRFNGESAVAIGVIRQATANPLTLAQAVRALVPMLNEELRAEGVQVNISYDSTVFIDRSISAVFTTIMEAILLVAVVIFFFLRSLRAAIIPLVTIPVSLIGAFTIMLVAGFSINTLTLLALVLAIGLVVDDAIVVLENIYRHIEDGMKPIQAAFQGAKEIGFAVVAMTLTLAAVYAPVAFTTGRIGRLFIEFALTLAGAVIVSGFVALTLSPMMCSKLLRHEEKHGRFYNWIENFLNGMTEGYRNALDWALNRLKMVTLVFVLVASASGVLFSIMKQELSPIEDRGVIFTALSGPDGASLDYTEAYAKRIEDIGRSVPEIDRIFVVSGNPTVDQAVAFLRTKDWNERDRKTLDIIKEIQPKMAAIPGVLAFPNAPPSLGQSARERPVGFVVTSSDSYESMARTVGLIVADATRNPGFVGVDTDLRLNKPELNITVNRDRAADMGVSIDAIGRAVETMMGGRQVTRFKRQGDQYDVIVQLEATERNTPDDINKIFVRNRANQMVPLAALVDVKETIAPRQLNHFGQRRSVTISANLAPGYTQGEALKFLEASAAKHLTAGYATDLSGSMREFVRASGSLGVTFVLALLFIYLVLAAQFESFKDPLLIMLTVPLSMTGALLALQATGGTLNVYSQIGLITLVGLITKHGILIVEFTNQLMAQGKALRDAVVEASVLRLRPILMTTGAMVLGAVPLALARGAGAESRAQIGWVIVGGMTLGTLLTLFVLPAVILIADRFRARRLHAPDHA